A window of Hordeum vulgare subsp. vulgare chromosome 5H, MorexV3_pseudomolecules_assembly, whole genome shotgun sequence genomic DNA:
tattagagatgctcttacTAATACTATGCAAGTCCATCAGGTTATTCCCACGGCAAACATATTCCATCTCTTTCAACTTGGTAACCGGAGCCCAGTCCCATCTTCTCGCCATGACCGGTACCAAAGCCGGCGCGCTCATCACCACCACTGCTGTCACGCTCGTCAGCACCACTGCCGGCGCAATCGTCTCCAGCCCAACCACGACCATGCCAGACCGATCTGAGCGAAAACTTCACAGGATGTGCATCTATATATACTTGGAGATCATGGATGTTCTTTTGTTGGAGTTTAGAGATTGTTGTAGTCGATGCCGGAAATTCTTGCACTTAAAATGATTGGTTATGCTATATGCTTGGATTTGTAGAAATAGCTAGAAGCGTCGTACCGGTTAGGGCGACGGTTTCGTGTTTATATAGCAGGCGCAACTCTGAGATATGCATACAAGTAGTTTGAATACAAGGAGATAGAGATAGAGTTATCCGGTTTAAACTAGAGATAGATCCTAACCGAATATCTATCCTAACTTGGTACACAAGTATCCTATCTACATACAATATTTCAGTCGGTTTAACATCCTCTCTTAATCACAACTTGGTCAAGTTGAGATTACGTTTAAACTCCTCAAAACTGCGAGTGGGCAAAGCTTTAGTAAAGCCATCTGCAACCTGATCTCTGGAGTGAATAAAACGAATATCCAATTGTTTGCTTGCAACTCTTTCCATGACAAAATGAAAATCAATTTCTATATGCTTTGTCCTGGCATGAAATACTGGATTAGCTGCAAGATAAGTGGCTCCAAGATTGTCACACCACAAGCATGGGGCTTGAGTCAGTTTAACTCCAAGCTCTCTAAGTAAGGACTGAACCCAAATAATTTCAGCTGTAGCATTTGCCAAAGCTTTGTACTCTGCCTCTGTGCTAGATCTAGATACTGTTGCTTGTTTCTTTGCACACCAAGAAATAAGATTAGGTCCAAAGAATACAGCAAAACCACCAGTTGATCGCCTGTCATCCACACAACCTGCCCAATCTGAATCAGAAAATGCACTGACTAGGGTAGATGAAGATTTGCTGAATAAGACCAGTGCCCAAGGTATTTTTCACATATCTAACTATACGCTTGGCAACAGTCCAATGAATATCAGTGGGAGCATGAAGGAACTGACAGACTTTATTAACAGCAAAGGAAATATCTGGCCTTGTAAGAGTCAAGTACTGAAGTGCACCTACCAGACTTCTGTAGTTAGTGCTATCCTCTTGATTCAAAAGAATTCCTTCTGTAAGAGCCAGTTTTTCAGAGCTAGATAAGGGTGTTGGTGATGGTTTGCATCCCTGTAACCCAGCTCTTTTTACTAGATCAATAGCATACTTTTCTTGAGATAGATGAAGGTCATTTCCATTTTTCTTGACCTCAATTCCCAAGAAATAATGCAAGTCTCCTAGATCTTTCAAAGCAAATTCAGTTTTTAAATCTTTCAGAAGGCCTGCAACTGCCTCATTGGAAGAGCTAGTaacaatgatgtcatcaacatagataaGCACAAATATATATGTGTTTGACTGCTTGTAAATAAACAATGATGTATCAGACTTAGATGGAGCAAATCCAAGAGTTTGTAATTTGTGACTGAGGCGTGAGTACCAAGCCCTAGGAGCTTGTTTCAATCCATAGAGAGCTTTATCAAGTTTGCACACATGATAAGGTGAAGTTTTGTCTTCAAACCCAGGAGGTTGTCTCATATACacatcctcttccagaacaccatgaagaaacgcaTTCTGCACATCTAGTTGTTTAAGACACCATCCCTTGGAAACAACAATGGATAAAACAAGGCGAATGGTTGCTGCTTTTACAATAGGGCTAAAGGTATCTTCATAATCTATACCATATCTTTGTTTGAAACCCTTTGCAACAAGCCTAGCTTTGTAACGATCTATAGTTCCATCAGACTTTCTTTTGATCCTGAAAACCCACTTGCAATCAATTAAATTTTTACCTTGCTGTGGGGGAACAAGATGCCATGTTTTATTTCTCTGAAGAGCCATGTGCTCCTCCTCCATTGCTTGTTTCCATCGAGTGTCATCAAAAGCCTCTTGAAGGGTACGAGGTTCACCTGTGGAGCATGCCAAACCAAACTTTGTACAGCCTTAATTACCCCTTTTTGGAGACGTGTCTGTGGCGGTGAGGAAAGATCAGCATCGTTTTCTGCTGATGGAGATGCCGGTACAGAGGATCCTGGAGCTGATCCTCTCTGGACAGTATCCTCCTCGAGGTGCGCGTCGGCACCAGGAGGAGAAGTTGCTGCTGGGGCAGACGTGGCGCGCCTCACGTAGACGTGGCTCGGGGCAGTTGGCCAGCGAGCGAGGGGAGGCTGCATGGGCACCGCAGAAGATCCGCCCGCGCCAGCCCCAGGCGAAGGCTGCATGGGCGCAGGGGATCCAGCCGCGCCGGGCCCAGTCGGCTGTAGGGGAACCGCGGCCCACGTGTCGTCGACAGGAGAGCAGGCAAGGCCATCGAGGGGGATCCCGACAACCTGCGGCTGCACAGATCCCGGAGAAGATGCGCcaggctgctgttgctgctgcggtTCCGATCCCGAGGGGGATTTGCTCCCCGGCGGGAGGCACATGCGATAATGCACTGGATTTTCATCCGTTTGCACTGGTGCAGCCGTATTTGCACCTGAATTTTTTTCTGCAGCATCACAATTCTGAGAGAAACTTGTAAGAGGGTTAGTGAACATTGGATCAGCACAATTATTTTCCCCTGGAAGAAGAAGGATTTCTTGGCGAAGTAGTGCACCGGCGTTGGGGTTGAGATCAACAAAAGGGAATTTTGTTTCATCAAACACTACATCTCGAGAAATATAGACCCTACCAGTGGAGACATCAAGGCATTTGACACCTTTGTGTTGGGCACTGTACCCAATGAAGATACACTGTTTGGAGCGGAACATGAGCTTGCGATTATTGTATGGTCTAAGGTTTGGCCAACAAGCACAACCAaaaacacaaagggaattgtatgctGGTTTGACATGAAGGAGTTTTCGGTGGGAGTTTCATAGTTGATAACTCTACTAGGCATAATGTTGATGAGGTGCACGGCAGTAAGAAAAGCTTCATCCCAATATTTTAGGGGCATGGATGCACGTGCAAGTAGGGCAAGCCCTACCTCAACAATGTGTCTATGCTTGCGTTCAGCAGACCCATTTTGTTGATGAGCATGTGGGCAAGAAACATGGTGAGATATACCTAGTTTTTGGAAGAAGGAATTTAATTTTTCATATTCCCCTCCCCAATCTGATTGGACAGCAATAATCTTGCTATCAAATTTGCGTTCAACGAGTGCTTGAAAGTTTTGAAAGACTTGGAATACATCGGATCGTTTCTTAAGAAGATAGATCCATGAGTATTTGCTATAGTCATCAATAAAGCTAACATAATAAGTGTATCGCCCAACAGAGGAGGGTGCAGGACCCCAAACATCAGAAAAGATAAGCTGCAATGGTTTTGTGGACACACTTGTAGAAATAGGATAGGGTAATTGATGGCTCTTGGCCTTTTGACACGAATCACAAATTGTTTCAGAATTATGCTCTTCAACACATGAGAGCTTATTTTTCCTAAGCACACGTTGAACTAATGGGAAAGATGCATGCCCTAAACGATCATGCCACCTTGTTGAGGACAATTTCACGACACCACACACACGCTTATTGAGCCTTCTAAACTCGGGAATCAACGGGTAGAGTCCTCACACGCATCTACCTCTGTATAGGATTTTCTTCGTGGCCTGATCCTTGATCAAAAAGAAAAATGGGTGAAACTCGAGGAAGACATGATTGTCAAGTGCAATGCGATGAACAGAGAGAAGGATCATTGAGGCTTTGGGTACATGCAAGATTTTTCTGAGATGGAGTTTTCGATGGGGGGTTTTAATAATTGAGTGACCAATGTGACTAATTCTCATACCTTCTCCGTTTGCGGCATGGATTTGATCTTGGCCACGGTACTTCTCCCGCATGGTTACTTTCTCCAACTCGCCGGTGATGTGGTTAGTTGCACCACTATCCACGTACCAGTTTGTATCGACCCCATACGAGGCCTCAGCTCCGCCGGCGACCTTGTCATCCTGAGATGAATTGCCGTCATCTTCAAAGCGGTACCAACAGTCCTTGGCCGAGTGCCCCGGTTTGCCACAGATCTGGCACCGGATGGCATCTGGCCGTGACTTGTTGTTGGAGTTACGACAGCCCCTTGTGTTGGTGTAGGAGGGCctatcgttgctgttgttgttgctgcgggGGTTTGCGCCATCgcggttgttgtcgttggtgcttTTCCCTTTGCGTGGCGATCCACGGTAGCGAGAGTTGCCACTGCCTCGACCACGTGAAGCAACATTGGCAGAGGATTTGAATCCACTGCCAGAGCCTGTGCCCTGGTAGAGCGCGACACGCTGGTCGAAGTTGCTCATCTGGGCATAGAGCTCTTCGAAGGAGACCGGCGTGGTGCGTACGTCGAGGGCAGAGACAAGCGGCTGGTACTCCATGTCGAGTCCAGCGAGGATGTACGAGATCAACTCGTCATCGGGAAGAGGTTTCCCCGCCACGGCAAGTTCGTCGGCGAGTGATCGCATATGCCCGAAGTAGGCGGCCACCGTTTGCGTCCCCTTCTGTGCATTGGCCAGAGAGATGCGGATGTTGTTCACCTTGGACAGCGACTGGGAGGAAAACATGCTAGCCAGTGCTGTCCAAAGTTCATGCGCATGGGAGATTGATGTGACCTGCACCAGAACCTCTTTAGACAGATTGTTCAACAGGTAACCTAGTACCTGTTGATCCTCTCGAAACCAGATGGAGTGGAGAGGGTTGACGATGGAGGTGTCCTTCCCGTCCTTGTCCTTGGTGACGACCTCCCTGGCTGGCTCCGGTGTGGCTCCATCCACATATCCGAAGTAACCAACACCTCTGAGCTGCGGCACGATCTGGGCTCGCCATAGGATGTAGTTTGCTCGGGTAAGCCGCTCGGTGACTTGGCCAGAGAGACCAGAGTTGGCGGTGGCGGAGGTGGCCATGATAGCTGTGGCTAAACTGTAGATGTGATGGAAGAGATGGGCTCTGATTACCATGTAGAAATAGCTAGAAGCATCGTACAGGTTAGGGCGACGGTTTCGTGTTTATATAGCAGGCGCAACCCTGAGATATGCATACAAGTAGTTTGAATACAAGGAGATAGAGATAGAGTTATTCGGTTTAAACTAGAGATAGATCCTAACCGAATATCTATCCTAACTTGGTACACAAGTATCCTATCTACATACAATATCTCAATCGGTTTAACAGGATTGTGGCAAATACTATATATATAACACCTGAGCAAGAAACGCAGAGTGTCATTTGTATATTCTTCAAATCAGATAGATGTTGTTTTTCAGGCAAAAGGACATAAGAGGATATATCCAGCTATAGGCTAGTAATGCCATCAATCAATACCTTCTTATTGCCGTCCACGGACGGTTGAACAAGAAATCAGAAATAAAAggtattgatttcttcttattgccGGTCACCTTTTATTTCTAGCTTGAAACAACATCTATTGCCGGTCACCTTTTATTTCTATCAATACCTTCTTATTGCGCCATAGATGTTGTTTCAAGCTTGGACTTAATTTGCACGTGCACATAGATAGATCATACTAGATTAATAGAAATTTCTTTTCAACGGGAACGGAATGAAAACGACGGGAACACGCGATCCATTTCCACAAGCTGACCAATCACTTAACAAGCAGTTAAAAAAAAGAGGATACAGATGAAAATTGTTACAGCTACAACTTGCATGAATCGCGCCGTCGACGACGGCTCGCCTTAGCAACCATCTCTATTACACTCCCAAAGGCCGAAGCAATGCGCCATCGATGCTCAGCAGCGGTTGTTGCAGAAGCAGAATGCCTTGTAGGGGTCGAAGTAGCTGCCCTCGCACACCCCGTTATCGTTGCCCTCCGTTTGGCAGTGCTCCATGCATCGTTCGGCCGCGCAGTTGGGAGAAGTATAGGTCTTGCTCAGCTCCCTGCAAGTCATCCCTTGCGAGCCTGCATGCggtgaaagaaaaaaagaagacaaCATAACATTATCagattttctcttcttctttgcaGTATATATATTAGTCTGCGGATGATAAGAAGACTACAACTTGTTTCAGGCAAGGCTTACCAGGGAGTAAGAGGAGCGGCATGATCagcagcagcaagcacatgccagGCACCTTGATCTTGGGTACCCCCATTGCCATGTCTCCAGGAACAATAAACACCCAAGGAATTAATGAAGGAaggagggaagggggggggggggagaaggcGCAGATCCAAACAGGTGAGTGTTGTCTCTTCTTATAGCCAGCCAAGGATGATGAGACCTTACAAAAGAAGAGGGAATAGGTGAGTGCGCGATGCATTTACTGCTGCATAATCCAAAATGTAGTGTTGTGCATTGGAAAACAATTTGCTGGAAATTTAGTACTAAAACTAGGAGTATATGGATCATTTAAAGCCATATGCAGAAAAGATATGGCAACAGCTCATGCTCCTCTCACACGCTCCTCATTTGACCAGAATAGGAGAGGTTTTAAGATGGCCCCTCTTAATTACCTTCTAAGCGAGGAGTATTATTGACCAGAATAAGAGATAATTTAAGATGGTCTCTCTTATTACCTTCTAAGGATCCCCCAGCGCCGCAATCCCCTGTCGCCCCCCTCCCCATCCTCTCTCCTACGCTGCGGCGGCTGCCATGCCCCGGCAGGTGGACGATGGTCGCCCGCGCCTCAAGCGCCGGGCGGAGGACCGCGGCGGGGGTTGTCCGACCGACCACTGGCGCCCCTCCTCAGAGGCGAGTCGCCGTGAGGCCAACCTACGTCACTCCATGCTGAAGGGCAAGGCCGTCGCTCCCGGTGACGCAACTGACCGATGGGACTCCaggtctcgagacccttcccccgACCACTGGCGGTCGCGGGATCGGCGCTGCACTTCTCGAGGCCGCAGATCTATGTTCCGAGTGAGATCCCCTCCTCGCCAAGATTCATCGCCGCCCCGGTGCTACAACCATCCACACCACCATCCTCAACTCCCTCCCATCGACAAGTCCAACCGCAACCAAAATGGCAAGGGGAACTTCGTGAAGAATAAGAAGGCCTTCCCTAGGGCACAAGGTGGTGCCGGGCTATCCTCTTCGGTCCTGCCCCTCTCCTTGGCGGTGGGCACTCCGCAGCAGGATCCAGCGACATCGAGTGCTCCTGTCGCGACCTACTTTAACTGCGGGGAGGACGGAAACTACCAAGTAGGGTGTCCGAATCCACCCTCCCGCTACCTCTACAAGCGTCCGAGTTGCCCGACCCTCTTATGCCCGTACGAGTCGATTGAGGGTGAGTTGATGTTATATGGCCATGGGATTACGGGCATGGGCTTCTTTCATATGGAGGTGGAAGAGATCGAAGCCTCCACCCCGCCTCTCACTGCTCTCATTTCAATCTTGGGCGACAAGACGGCGTCTCCGGCCACCATCACCGACGAGCTGAGACACCTCTTCCGTCCAGATTGGGATTGGGCGGTGACCCCTATATCCGACCGTGAGTTCACAACAGTGTTTCCGAACCCGATTAGCTTGCGCTATGCCACTCATAGTGCGGGCCTCACGCTCGCACTCAACAAGATCAATGTCAACATCTCCGTTCCAACAGTGGATCCTCTGGCGGCAGTTGTGCT
This region includes:
- the LOC123397949 gene encoding uncharacterized protein LOC123397949, whose translation is MPRQVDDGRPRLKRRAEDRGGGCPTDHWRPSSEASRREANLRHSMLKGKAVAPGDATDRWDSRSRDPSPDHWRSRDRRCTSRGRRSMFRVRSPPRQDSSPPRCYNHPHHHPQLPPIDKSNRNQNGKGNFVKNKKAFPRAQGGAGLSSSVLPLSLAVGTPQQDPATSSAPVATYFNCGEDGNYQVGCPNPPSRYLYKRPSCPTLLCPYESIEGELMLYGHGITGMGFFHMEVEEIEASTPPLTALISILGDKTASPATITDELRHLFRPDWDWAVTPISDREFTTVFPNPISLRYATHSAGLTLALNKINVNISVPTVDPLAAVVLETVWLQIRGLPPIAKKERVIRNMSRILGKIIVVDELSLFKGDVVRVKVKTVDSSKLQATVRVFFNDIGYDLRVSVEGAVHGGSYGPEGAGDSGGDQGSGRGGGRDSHHRRHGLYLGSEEEDDELSDPDNSSKRSAHMTSKVGTSPTTSEIEAIAVMLEEGSTTPYGSSLRWSCSPSLYLPADAYESNDTKNVGLDVLPPSSPSPGGSLVMVVSPGLDREATEVVQPALPSTKLPVVPASVGGGLEEDAPRRLMMSTPLPSRVVSLNTVDFCTQERPPGVVPSQLRFFSQHNGEGRASRCRQEPRHSYNNR